In the genome of Drosophila yakuba strain Tai18E2 chromosome 3R, Prin_Dyak_Tai18E2_2.1, whole genome shotgun sequence, one region contains:
- the LOC6538371 gene encoding uncharacterized protein LOC6538371, producing MLGIVFLTLLAGSSAELGYQYQQNSYGGGAVNSYGNEAVLGDERYPRQPGNHYQENADFHKHFYAFEAPYDSAEEADLAETKLSSLAEKNLQVVFIKAPENKAVVGALNALAKQTSEDKTAIYVLNKQTDVNELASQLSALKAQHKHKPQVHFVKYRTEEEADQAQQYIQAQYGGGSSIPQPAKASSLGYYPEQRPQYEQVAQSEEYPAGQAGYLPSPQQSAYQPESGYLPPLPSYSSISQGYNAAGSSSGASTIGQLDLPPVPEAQQDLSASFNDAGVDYRSARSRRFDFRANERHRRGSRMVFPSANPGKRLRL from the exons ATGCTGGGAATAGTG TTTCTCACGTTGTTGGCGGGCAGCTCGGCGGAACTGGGCTACCAGTATCAGCAGAATAGTTATGGAGGAGGAGCTGTGAATAGCTATGGAAACGAAGCAGTTTTGGGCGATGAACGATACCCCAGGCAACCGGGTAATCACTACCAGGAGAACGCAGACTTTCACAAGCACTTTTACGCGTTCGAAGCTCCTTACGATTCTGCGGAGGAGGCGGATTTAGCGGAAACCAAGTTATCATCCCTTGCCGAGAAGAACCTCCAAGTCGTGTTTATCAAGGCGCCGGAAAACAAGGCGGTGGTGGGTGCTCTTAACGCCTTGGCCAAGCAAACCAGCGAGGATAAGACGGCCATCTACGTGCTCAACAAACAGACGGATGTCAATGAGCTGGCAAGCCAACTTAGTGCCCTTAAGGCCCAACACAAACATAAGCCACAGGTTCATTTTGTTAAGTACAGAACGGAGGAGGAAGCTGATCAGGCCCAACAATATATTCAGGCCCAATACGGCGGCGGATCTTCGATTCCCCAGCCGGCAAAGGCATCCTCCTTGGGATATTATCCCGAGCAGCGTCCACAGTATGAGCAGGTTGCGCAATCTGAGGAGTATCCAGCTGGCCAAGCGGGCTATCTGCCGTCCCCTCAACAGTCCGCCTATCAGCCAGAGTCAGGATATCTGCCACCCTTGCCCAGTTACTCCTCAATTTCGCAGGGCTACAATGCTGCTGGATCCTCAAGTGGAGCCTCCACCATTGGACAGCTTGATCTGCCCCCTGTGCCCGAGGCTCAGCAGGATCTATCGGCCAGCTTTAACGATGCCGGCGTGGACTACCGCTCCGCCAGATCGAGGCGATTCGATTTTCGGGCCAATGAGCGGCATAGGCGTGGTAGTAGGATGGTCTTTCCATCAGCCAACCCTGGAAAACGCCTGCGGCTCTGA
- the LOC6538372 gene encoding uncharacterized protein LOC6538372: MRVLIALCLVAAVSARSGYNYQPAASAPAIASFAPSVAASQDAPVESYAPAPALETAPSAVATNYAAPQAELQKEFFTYTADEQDFLEPAGSEQVSGSLNKALRVIFIKGPENTGLENAAVALAKQAGQQETAIYVLNKQADIGDLSNKLNAIRNNNNNKPEVHFVKYRTNQDALNAQQAIQSQYDQLGGSSTIQNGGVAPVLNFASQPAVQQVAAPSAPGSSYLPASVLRLRQ; encoded by the exons ATGCGCGTCCTTATT GCTCTGTGCCTCGTGGCTGCCGTCAGTGCCAGGAGTGGCTACAACTACCAGCCTgcagcttctgctcctgccATCGCCTCCTTTGCTCCTTCGGTGGCCGCTAGCCAGGATGCCCCCGTCGAGTCCTATGCGCCTGCTCCCGCCCTCGAAACTGCTCCCTCTGCTGTGGCCACCAACTATGCGGCGCCCCAGGCTGAGCTCCAAAAGGAGTTCTTCACCTACACCGCTGATGAGCAGGACTTCCTTGAACCAGCTGGCTCCGAGCAGGTTTCCGGCTCCCTGAACAAGGCCCTGCGTGTGATCTTCATCAAGGGACCCGAGAACACTGGCCTGGAGAACGCTGCCGTGGCTCTGGCCAAGCAGGCTGGACAGCAGGAGACCGCCATCTATGTCCTGAACAAGCAGGCTGATATCGGTGACCTGAGCAACAAGCTGAACGCCatccgcaacaacaacaataacaagccCGAGGTGCACTTCGTCAAGTACCGCACCAACCAGGATGCCCTCAATGCCCAGCAGGCCATCCAGTCGCAGTACGATCAGCTGGGAGGATCCTCCACCATCCAGAACGGAGGCGTGGCTCCCGTCCTGAACTTCGCATCTCAGCCAGCTGTCCAGCAGGTGGCCGCTCCCTCGGCTCCTGGTAGCTCCTACCTGCCCGCTTCGGTCCTCCGTCTCCGCCAATAG
- the LOC6538373 gene encoding DNA topoisomerase 3-alpha — protein MRAFVVLCLVAIASADKLGYNYKPVGHSSSGLSFAPGSGGSLSLGGGGGSLSLGGSGGSLSLGGGGGSVSLGGGSNFGSLDGGFGGGSIDLGSSGLGSGLGSSGLGSGLGSSGFGADLGSAGLSAPVSYNAPAPAAELQKEFFTYTADEADFDEPQALERVASSVNKGLRVVFIKGPENRGLENAALALAKQAAQQETAIYVLNKQADIGDLASKLNAIRSNSNNKPEVHFVKYRTPEDAANAQRAIQSQYDQLGGSSQAHNGGVASALNFASAGPVRQATAQIPENSYLPSSVLRRLRYRH, from the coding sequence ATGCGCGCCTTTGTCGTCCTGTGCCTCGTGGCCATCGCCTCCGCCGACAAGCTCGGCTACAACTACAAGCCCGTGGGCCACTCCAGCTCCGGACTCTCCTTCGCTCCTGGAAGCGGTGGATCCCTGAGCCTGGGAGGCGGCGGTGGATCCTTGAGCCTAGGAGGCAGCGGTGGATCCTTGAGCCTGGGAGGCGGCGGTGGATCCGTGAGCCTGGGAGGCGGCAGCAACTTCGGCAGCTTGGACGGCGGCTTTGGCGGTGGCTCCATCGATCTGGGATCCTCTGGACTGGGATCTGGTCTTGGATCCTCCGGTCTTGGATCTGGACTCGGATCCTCCGGCTTCGGAGCCGATCTGGGTTCCGCCGGACTGAGCGCCCCCGTCTCCTACAACGCCCCCGCTCCCGCTGCTGAGCTCCAGAAGGAGTTCTTCACCTACACCGCCGACGAAGCCGATTTCGATGAGCCTCAGGCTTTGGAACGCGTTGCCAGCTCCGTGAACAAGGGTCTGCGTGTTGTCTTCATCAAGGGACCCGAGAACCGTGGTCTGGAGAACGCTGCTCTGGCTCTGGCCAAGCAGGCTGCCCAGCAGGAGACCGCCATCTATGTCCTGAACAAGCAGGCCGATATTGGAGATCTGGCCAGCAAGTTGAACGCCATCCGCAGCAACTCCAACAACAAGCCCGAGGTGCACTTCGTCAAGTACCGCACTCCCGAGGATGCTGCCAACGCCCAGCGCGCCATCCAGTCGCAGTACGATCAGTTGGGAGGATCCAGCCAGGCCCACAACGGTGGTGTTGCCTCCGCCCTGAACTTCGCCTCTGCTGGACCAGTGCGTCAGGCCACCGCCCAGATCCCCGAGAACTCGTACCTGCCATCGTCGGTGCTGCGTCGTCTGCGTTACCGCCACTAG
- the LOC6538374 gene encoding uncharacterized protein LOC6538374, translated as MHQFSAVLCLCLAVLARADKLGYNYQPVAHSSSGLSFTPSGSASSDAPAFAPAPSASFAAGPSSIADALEGSQSAAAPNYAAPQAQLEKEFFTYTADEGDFYDPAASDQAANAVNKGLRVVFIKGPENRGLEDAALALAKQAAQQETAIYVLNKQADIGDLANKLNAIRNNNNNKPEVHFVKYRTPEDAANAQRAIQGQYDQLGGSSQAQDGGVASTLNFASQPAPVQAASSQAPAQFLPASQPEATAPISSYVPPATPGSSYLPANILRRLRF; from the coding sequence ATGCATCAGTTCTCCGCAGTTCTTTGCCTGTGCCTCGCCGTTCTGGCCAGAGCCGACAAACTTGGCTACAACTACCAGCCCGTGGCCCACTCTTCCTCCGGATTGAGCTTCACGCCATCTGGATCGGCCAGCAGCGATGCACCCGCTTTTGCTCCAGCACCCAGTGCATCCTTCGCCGCCGGTCCATCATCCATTGCTGATGCCCTGGAGGGATCCCAGTCCGCTGCTGCCCCCAACTACGCCGCTCCTCAGGCCCAACTCGAGAAGGAGTTCTTCACCTACACCGCCGACGAGGGTGACTTCTACGACCCAGCTGCCTCCGACCAGGCCGCCAACGCCGTGAACAAGGGCCTGCGCGTGGTCTTCATCAAGGGACCCGAGAACCGCGGTCTGGAGGATGCCGCTTTGGCTCTGGCCAAGCAGGCTGCCCAGCAGGAGACCGCCATCTATGTCCTGAACAAGCAGGCCGACATTGGAGATCTGGCCAACAAGCTGAACGCCatccgcaacaacaacaacaacaagcccgAGGTGCACTTCGTCAAGTACAGGACTCCCGAGGATGCTGCCAATGCCCAGCGCGCTATCCAGGGTCAGTACGATCAGTTGGGAGGATCTTCTCAGGCTCAAGATGGTGGAGTGGCCTCCACCCTGAACTTTGCCTCCCAGCCCGCTCCTGTCCAGGCTGCCAGCAGCCAGGCGCCCGCCCAGTTCCTGCCCGCCTCCCAGCCTGAGGCTACTGCCCCCATCTCCTCGTATGTGCCACCTGCCACTCCAGGAAGCTCCTACTTGCCCGCCAACATCCTGCGCCGCCTGCGTTTCTAA
- the LOC6538375 gene encoding uncharacterized protein LOC6538375, which translates to MRSFIVLCLIALATADKLGYNYQPVAHSSSGLSFQPSGLASSDAPAFAPAPSASFAAGPSSIADALEGSQSAAAPNYAAPQAQLEKEFFTYTADEGDFYDPAASDQAANAVNKGLRVVFIKGPENRGLEDAALALAKQAAQQETAIYVLNKQADIGDLANKLNAIRNNNNNKPEVHFVKYRTPEDAANAQRAIQGQYDQLGGSSQSQNGGVASTLNFASQSAPRESTAASAPGPSYLPANIFRRLRL; encoded by the coding sequence ATGCGTTCCTTCATCGTCCTCTGCCTCATTGCCTTGGCCACGGCCGACAAACTGGGCTACAACTATCAACCGGTGGCCCACTCCTCCTCCGGATTGAGCTTCCAGCCATCTGGATTGGCCAGCAGCGATGCACCCGCTTTCGCTCCAGCACCCAGTGCATCCTTCGCCGCCGGTCCATCATCCATTGCTGATGCCCTGGAAGGATCCCAATCCGCTGCTGCCCCCAACTACGCCGCTCCTCAGGCCCAACTCGAGAAGGAGTTCTTCACCTACACCGCCGACGAGGGTGACTTCTACGACCCAGCTGCCTCCGACCAGGCCGCCAACGCCGTGAACAAGGGCCTGCGCGTGGTCTTCATCAAGGGACCCGAGAACCGCGGTCTGGAGGACGCTGCCCTCGCCCTCGCCAAGCAGGCTGCCCAGCAGGAGACCGCCATCTATGTCCTGAACAAGCAGGCCGACATTGGAGATCTGGCCAACAAGCTGAACGCCatccgcaacaacaacaacaacaagcccgAGGTGCACTTCGTTAAGTACAGGACTCCCGAGGATGCTGCCAACGCCCAGCGCGCCATCCAGGGTCAGTACGACCAGCTGGGAGGATCCAGCCAGTCGCAGAATGGAGGTGTTGCCTCCACCCTGAACTTCGCCTCCCAGTCCGCTCCCCGCGAGAGCACCGCTGCCAGTGCTCCAGGACCAAGCTACCTGCCCGCCAACATCTTCCGCCGCCTGCGTCTCTAA
- the LOC6538376 gene encoding uncharacterized protein LOC6538376, whose amino-acid sequence MRFLIAFCLIGAACAQYNYGAGFTGAASDNVPSYSGSGVSDSYDGAASSPDYSVSSELNKEYYTFEADESQFEDPLAAQKIAGSVNKGLRVVFIKGPENRGLENAALALAKQAAEQRTAIYVLNKQTDIGDLAQKFNAARQNANQRPEVHFVKYRTPEDAANAQRAIQSQYDNLGGSSQSINGGVANAINFASAAPVAPARRGPNYSAPAAATSSSYLPANILRRLRIR is encoded by the coding sequence ATGCGTTTCCTCATCGCTTTCTGCCTGATTGGTGCCGCCTGCGCCCAGTACAACTACGGAGCGGGATTTACTGGAGCCGCCTCCGATAATGTTCCCAGCTACTCCGGCAGCGGTGTTAGCGACTCCTACGATGGCGCCGCCAGCAGCCCGGACTACTCGGTCTCCAGCGAACTGAACAAGGAATACTACACCTTCGAGGCTGACGAGAGCCAGTTCGAGGATCCTCTGGCCGCCCAGAAGATCGCCGGCTCCGTGAACAAGGGTCTGCGCGTGGTCTTCATCAAGGGACCCGAGAACCGTGGCCTGGAAAACGCTGCTCTGGCTCTGGCCAAGCAGGCTGCCGAGCAGAGGACCGCCATCTATGTGTTGAACAAGCAGACCGACATTGGAGATCTTGCCCAGAAGTTCAATGCCGCCCGCCAGAACGCCAACCAGCGTCCTGAGGTGCACTTCGTCAAGTACCGCACTCCCGAGGATGCGGCCAATGCCCAGCGTGCCATCCAGTCGCAGTACGATAACCTGGGTGGATCCAGCCAGTCCATCAACGGAGGAGTTGCCAACGCCATCAACTTCGCTTCCGCTGCCCCCGTGGCTCCTGCTCGTCGTGGCCCCAACTACTCCGCACCAGCCGCCGCCACGAGCAGCTCCTACCTGCCTGCCAACATCCTGCGTCGCCTGCGCATCCGTTAA
- the LOC6538378 gene encoding glycine, alanine and asparagine-rich protein has translation MRAFIVMCLVAVACADKLGYNYQPVGHSSSGLSFAPGSGSISGGSIGGGSIGGGSIGGGFIGGGSIGGGSIGGGSLGGSIGGGSIDSGLGGLGGLGGLGGGDALAAPVSYNAPAPSAELEKEFFTFTANEQDFDEPQELERVAGSVNKGLRVVFIKGPENRGLENAALALAKQAAQQETAIYVLNKQADIGDLASKLNAIRNNNNNKPEVHFVKYRTPEDAANAQRAIQSQYDQLGGSSQAHNGGVASALNFASAGPVQKANAQIPENSYLPTSIFRRRFQRHKQLIPQSKRTNNQLKMRAFIVLCLVAVTCADKLGYNYQPVGHSSSGLSFAPGSGSISGGSIGGGSIGGGSIGGGSIGGGSIGGGSLGGAIGGGSIDSGLGGLGGLGGLGGGDALAAPVSYNAPAPSAELEKEFFTFTANEQDFDEPQELERVAGSVNKGLRVVFIKGPENRGLENAALALAKQAAQQETAIYVLNKQADIGDLASKLNAIRNNNNNKPEVHFVKYRTPEDAANAQRAIQGQYDQLGGSSQTHDGGVAPALNFASAGPVQKANAQIPENAYLPTSVFRRLRF, from the exons ATGCGTGCCTTCATC GTAATGTGCCTGGTGGCAGTCGCCTGCGCCGATAAGCTCGGCTACAACTACCAGCCCGTGGGCCACTCCAGCTCCGGACTGTCCTTTGCTCCTGGCAGTGGATCTATCAGTGGTGGATCCATTGGAGGAGGCTCCATTGGAGGAGGCTCCATTGGAGGAGGCTTCATTGGAGGTGGCTCTATCGGAGGAGGCAGCATCGGAGGTGGTTCCCTTGGTGGTTCCATCGGTGGTGGCTCCATTGACTCCGGTCTTGGCGGTCTTGGAGGACTCGGTGGTCTGGGAGGTGGCGACGCTCTGGCTGCTCCAGTCTCCTACAACGCCCCCGCTCCCTCTGCTGAACTCGAGAAGGAGTTCTTCACCTTCACCGCCAACGAGCAGGACTTCGATGAGCCCCAAGAGCTGGAGCGCGTTGCTGGATCCGTGAACAAGGGACTGCGCGTTGTATTCATCAAGGGACCCGAGAACCGTGGTCTGGAGAACGCTGCCCTCGCCCTCGCCAAGCAGGCTGCCCAGCAGGAGACCGCCATCTATGTCCTGAACAAGCAGGCCGACATTGGAGATCTGGCCAGCAAGTTGAACGCCatccgcaacaacaacaacaacaagcccgAGGTGCACTTCGTCAAGTACCGCACTCCCGAGGATGCTGCCAACGCCCAGCGCGCCATCCAGTCGCAGTACGATCAGCTGGGAGGATCCAGCCAGGCCCACAACGGTGGTGTTGCCTCCGCCCTGAACTTCGCCTCTGCTGGTCCCGTCCAGAAGGCCAATGCTCAGATCCCTGAGAACTCGTACTTGCCCACTTCCATCTTCCGTCGTCGTTT CCAGAGACACAAGCAACTCATACCTCAAAGCAAAAGAACCAACAATCAGCTCAAGATGCGCGCATTCATC GTCCTGTGTTTGGTGGCAGTCACCTGCGCCGATAAGCTCGGCTACAACTACCAGCCCGTGGGCCACTCCAGCTCCGGCCTGTCCTTTGCTCCAGGCAGTGGCTCCATCAGTGGTGGATCCATTGGAGGAGGCTCAATTGGAGGAGGCTCAATTGGAGGTGGCTCTATCGGAGGTGGAAGCATCGGAGGTGGTTCCCTTGGTGGTGCCATCGGTGGTGGCTCCATTGACTCCGGTCTGGGCGGTCTTGGAGGACTCGGTGGTCTGGGAGGTGGCGACGCTCTGGCTGCTCCAGTCTCCTACAACGCCCCCGCTCCCTCTGCTGAACTCGAGAAGGAGTTCTTCACCTTCACCGCCAACGAGCAGGACTTCGATGAGCCCCAAGAGCTGGAGCGCGTTGCTGGATCCGTGAACAAGGGACTGCGCGTTGTCTTCATCAAGGGACCCGAGAACCGTGGTTTGGAGAACGCTGCTCTGGCTCTGGCCAAGCAGGCTGCCCAGCAGGAGACCGCCATCTATGTCCTGAACAAGCAGGCCGACATTGGAGATCTGGCCAGCAAGTTGAACGCCatccgcaacaacaacaacaacaagcccgAGGTGCACTTCGTCAAGTACAGGACTCCCGAGGATGCTGCCAACGCCCAGCGCGCCATCCAGGGTCAGTACGACCAGCTGGGAGGATCCTCTCAGACCCATGATGGTGGTGTGGCCCCCGCCCTGAACTTCGCCTCCGCTGGTCCCGTCCAGAAGGCCAATGCTCAGATCCCTGAGAACGCCTACCTGCCAACTTCGGTGTTCCGTCGTCTGCGTTTTTAA
- the LOC6538379 gene encoding uncharacterized protein LOC6538379 produces the protein MRALIILSILAAASAGSLSGYNYGQGATSSIGGGGVSPVAALAGPVSYSAAPQSSVHKEFYSFYANDDDFEDKGALQRALASVKKNIRVIFIKSPENRGYENAVLALAKQAAQQQTAIYVLHKQTDINELAQKFNAVRQNANKKPEVHFVKYRTPEDAANAQRAIQSQYDQLGGSSQSINGGVANAINFASQGAAPARATPQQVPQSNYLPANILSRLRH, from the coding sequence ATGCGTGCCCTCATTATTCTAAGCATTCTGGCTGCGGCAAGTGCCGGCAGTTTGTCCGGATATAATTACGGACAAGGTGCGACCTCCAGTATCGGGGGTGGTGGTGTATCCCCAGTTGCTGCACTGGCGGGACCAGTTAGCTACAGTGCCGCTCCCCAGTCCTCCGTTCACAAGGAGTTCTACAGCTTCTATGCCAACGATGACGACTTCGAGGATAAGGGTGCTCTGCAGAGGGCACTTGCTTCGGTAAAGAAGAACATCCGTGTGATCTTCATCAAGTCACCGGAGAACCGTGGCTACGAGAACGCCGTCTTGGCCCTGGCCAAACAGGCTGCCCAGCAGCAAACGGCCATCTATGTGCTGCACAAACAGACTGACATCAACGAGCTGGCCCAGAAGTTCAATGCCGTGCGCCAGAATGCCAACAAGAAGCCCGAGGTGCACTTCGTCAAGTACAGGACTCCCGAGGACGCTGCCAATGCCCAGCGGGCCATCCAATCGCAGTACGATCAACTGGGCGGCTCCAGCCAGTCCATCAacgggggcgtggccaacGCCATCAACTTTGCATCTCAGGGAGCTGCTCCCGCACGTGCTACTCCTCAGCAGGTGCCACAGAGCAACTACCTACCCGCCAACATTCTAAGCCGCCTGCGCCACTAG
- the LOC6538380 gene encoding keratin-3, type I cytoskeletal 51 kDa: MRAFIVMCLVAVACADKLGYNYQPVGHSSSGLSFAPGSGSIGGGSIGGSIGGGSIGGGSIGGGSIGGGSIGGSIGGGSIGASIGSGAGLGGLSSFGGGSIGSIGGGEALSAPVSYSAPAPAAELQKEFFTYTANEQDFDEPQQLERVSSALNKALRVVFIKGPENRGLENAALALAKQAAQQETAIYVLNKQADIGDLANKLNAIRNNNNNKPEVHFVKYRTPEDAANAQRAIQGQYDQLGGSSQAHNGGVAPVLNFASAAPVRQAAAQSPDNSYLPSSVFRRV; encoded by the exons ATGCGTGCCTTCATT GTTATGTGCTTGGTGGCAGTCGCCTGCGCCGATAAGCTCGGCTACAACTACCAGCCCGTGGGACACTCCAGCTCCGGACTGTCCTTCGCTCCTGGCAGTGGCAGCATTGGAGGTGGCTCCATTGGCGGAAGCATCGGAGGAGGCAGCATCGGAGGAGGCAGCATTGGCGGAGGCAGCATTGGCGGAGGCAGCATTGGAGGATCCATTGGCGGTGGTTCGATTGGCGCCAGCATCGGAAGCGGTGCCGGTCTGGGTGGTCTGAGCAGCTTTGGCGGTGGCAGCATTGGAAGCATTGGTGGTGGTGAAGCCCTCAGCGCCCCCGTCTCCTACAGCGCCCCTGCTCCCGCTGCTGAGCTCCAGAAGGAGTTCTTCACCTACACCGCCAACGAGCAGGACTTCGATGAGCCCCAGCAGCTGGAGCGCGTTTCCTCTGCCCTCAACAAGGCCCTGCGCGTTGTCTTCATCAAGGGACCCGAGAACCGTGGCCTGGAGAACGCTGCCCTCGCCCTCGCCAAGCAGGCTGCCCAGCAGGAGACCGCCATCTATGTCCTGAACAAGCAGGCCGACATTGGAGATCTGGCCAACAAGTTGAACGCCatccgcaacaacaacaacaacaagcccgAGGTGCACTTCGTCAAGTACCGCACTCCCGAGGATGCTGCCAACGCCCAGCGCGCCATCCAGGGTCAGTACGACCAGCTGGGAGGATCCTCTCAGGCCCACAACGGTGGTGTTGCCCCCGTCCTGAACTTCGCCTCCGCCGCTCCAGTGCGTCAGGCTGCCGCCCAGAGCCCAGACAACTCGTACCTGCCTTCTTCGGTCTTCCGTCGCGTCTAA